Genomic segment of Staphylococcus muscae:
TAGGTCATCAGATGACCTTTCAAATTAGCAACTTGAATATACCACAGGTCTAAAACGTTTACAAGAAAATTTTCAATGGTATAGAAACCGGTTTCAGTTTGTGCATTTTATCACAATTAAACTAGTATCATAGACCATCATCAAGGCGTTTAAAAGCCCTTATAAATTAAGCGTTGTCCCAACACAATTACTATTTTAAAATAGTAATCGTGTTTTGCGAAATATCTAAAAACTTTTTCTAATATATATGCTCATCTACATTATTTTTTTCTAATGATTTCAGTACTTTTTGCCCCTGTAAGTCTTGCATCATGATGAGTCATTCAAAGTTCAAATGTTGTTTATTAACGTAACATGAATAATGTGGTTTAATAGAGATGGAAGCGCTTAAAATAAAATTAATGATTGAGTAAGAGGTGTCTATCACATGCATTCAGCAAAAGAAACAGAACTCAAGAAGCAGTATCTCGACTTGCTCGCTGAAAAATACGATTCAGAAGAAAAAGTTGCAACAGAACTGATCAGCTTGGCGTCTATTTTAGAGTTACCAAAAGGGACAGAACATTTTGTCAGTGATTTGCACGGTGAATATCATGCGTTCCAGCACGTATTGCGCAATGGTTCTGGGAATATCCAATCAAAAATTCATGATATTTTTGATGAGCGTCTTTCTGAAGATGATATCAATGAATTGATTGCTTTAGTTTACTATCCCGAAGATAAAGTGAAACGTATCAAGGCGAACTTTGACTCTAAAGAAGCTCGCAATGAGTGGTATCAATGTACGATTCATCAACTACTAGAGCTCGTCACATTCACTTCTTCAAAATATACACGTTCAAAATTGAGAAAAGCTTTACCGAAACAATTTGTCTTTATTATTGAGGAATTGTTATATAAAACAAACCGCTACAACAATAAAAGCAATTATTATTCAACAATTATTCATCAAGTCATTGAATTGAATCAAGCCGATAAATTGATTATCGGGCTCTCTAATACCATTCAAAGACTTGTTGTCGATCATTTGCATGTTGTCGGTGATATTTATGATCGTGGGCCACATCCCGACAAAATTATGGATACACTGATCGACTATCATTCGGTTGATATTCAATGGGGAAATCACGATGTGCTATGGATGGGTGCATATGCAGGTTCAAAAGTTTGTCTCGCTAACTTATTGCGTATTTGTGCACGTTACGACAACTTAGATATTATTGAAGATGCTTATGGTATTAACTTACGTCCACTTCTTACATTGGCTGAAAAATACTATGACGACAACCCTGCTTTCCGTCCGAAAAAACATCCCGAAAAAACACCGTCTGCATCTGAGCAGTTACAAATCACAAAAATTCATCAAGCGATTGCGATGATTCAGTTCAAACTTGAAGGCCCTATTATTAAACGCCGTCCAGAATTCGACATGGATGCACGTCTACTATTAGACAAAGTGAACTACCGTGAACAAACACTCGAACTGAATGGTACGGTTTATCCATTAGAAAATACATGTTTCAAAACGGTCGATCCACGTAATCCAACAGCTCTTTTGGAAGAAGAACAAGAAGTAATGGATCGACTCATCATCGCATTCCAAGAATCTGAAAAATTACGCCGTCATATCGACTTTTTAATGAAAAAAGGGAATCTCTATTTGCGCTATAATGGTAACCTACTCATCCACGGCTGTATTCCAGTTGATGAATCCGGTGAAATGGAAGGTATGATTATTGACGGGCAATATGCAGCAGGTCGTGCACTCATTGATGCGTTCGAAGTACACGTACGTCATGCTTATGAACACTTAGATGAACAAGATGACCTTTCTACCGACTTGATTTGGTACTTATGGACTGGGAAATATTCATCACTCTTCGGAAAACGTGCGATGACAACATTTGAACGTTACTTCATCAAAGATAAATCAACGCATAAAGAAGAGAAGAATCCCTATTATCACTTGCGCGAACAAGAATCATATGTCAAATCAATGTTAAAAGAGTTCGATATGGATCCTGAACAAGGTCGTATTATCAACGGCCACACCCCTGTCAAAGAGCGTGATGGCGAGGACCCAATCAAGGCGAATGGCAAAATGCTTGTTATTGATGGTGGTTTCTCTAAAGCCTACCAATCTACAACAGGGATTGCCGGTTACACTTTGTTATATAACTCATTCGGGATGCAACTTGTAGCCCATCAAGAGTTCAACTCAAAAGAAAATGTCCTTGAAACGGGTGAAGACGAGCTATCAATTCGTCGTGTCGTAGATGAAGAGTTAGAACGCAAGCTTATCCGTGACACAAATAAAGGCCGTGAATTACAAAAAGAAATTGATATGTTGAAAGAACTGATGACATATCGCTATATGAAATAGCATATGTATAGAAACAGCAAAACACTATTTTCACAATAGGTTTTGCTGTTTTTTTCTTAGGTATTCACGCTTATATAAATGATAAAAACTTTTTGAATTCTTTTGTATAAAAGAAAAACAAAACCCTTTATTCATTTGAAAATACCAATATTATTTTTTAGTTTTAAGTAGCTTTTTAATCATGAAAGATGTAAAATTTTAGAGTGCGATACCAATATTAAATCGTACCATTTCATAATGAAGCGCATCTTTATCACAGATGCCTATGTTGAGAATTGTTCGGGATACAATGTCGCTTGTGCCAATAGGCTTTGAACACATTGTACTATTCCAACATCCTAGCTAAGATTTTACATCTAGTGCATTTATACAATATAATAATGAAAGCGTTTACTTATGAATTGAATATACTGGAGGGGTTATGTGTGTTAGAAATCCTAGAAAAAATTAATGGTGTTTTATGGGGAGCACCAAGTTTAATTTTGTTATCTGGGACAGGTTTATTTTTAACCTTTGTCTTGAAAGGCATGCAGTTCACGAAGTTGCTTCATGCATTCAAACTGGCTTTCGTTCCAGACAAGAGCCAAGATGATAGTGAAGGAGACATCAGTAACTTTAAAGCACTCATGACATCACTAGCCGGAATGATCGGTAACGGAAACATCGCTGGGGTCGCGACAGCCGTTACTCTAGGTGGTCCCGGTGCTGTATTCTGGATGTGGGTCGTTGGTTTACTCGGTATGACAACGAAATATGCCGAAGCTTTACTAGCGATGAAGTATCGTGAGCAAAATGCAAATGGCGAGTATTCAAGTGGTCCGATGTACTATATCGAAAAGGGACTCGGTTCTCGCTACAAGTTCTTGGCGGTGGCTTTCGCCATGTTTGGTGCCTTTGCATCACTTGGTATCGGAAACAGTGTTCAATCTAATACCATCGCTGACGTAATGACGAATTCATTCAATGTGAGTGGCTTTATCACAGGGATTATTTTAGCCATTCTTATCTCATTGATTATTTTCGGTGGCCTTAAACGTATTAGTAACGTCGCTGGTGTCTTTGTACCGATGATGGCAATTTTCTACATCGGTGCCGCAGTCACAATTATTTTG
This window contains:
- a CDS encoding fructose-1,6-bisphosphatase codes for the protein MHSAKETELKKQYLDLLAEKYDSEEKVATELISLASILELPKGTEHFVSDLHGEYHAFQHVLRNGSGNIQSKIHDIFDERLSEDDINELIALVYYPEDKVKRIKANFDSKEARNEWYQCTIHQLLELVTFTSSKYTRSKLRKALPKQFVFIIEELLYKTNRYNNKSNYYSTIIHQVIELNQADKLIIGLSNTIQRLVVDHLHVVGDIYDRGPHPDKIMDTLIDYHSVDIQWGNHDVLWMGAYAGSKVCLANLLRICARYDNLDIIEDAYGINLRPLLTLAEKYYDDNPAFRPKKHPEKTPSASEQLQITKIHQAIAMIQFKLEGPIIKRRPEFDMDARLLLDKVNYREQTLELNGTVYPLENTCFKTVDPRNPTALLEEEQEVMDRLIIAFQESEKLRRHIDFLMKKGNLYLRYNGNLLIHGCIPVDESGEMEGMIIDGQYAAGRALIDAFEVHVRHAYEHLDEQDDLSTDLIWYLWTGKYSSLFGKRAMTTFERYFIKDKSTHKEEKNPYYHLREQESYVKSMLKEFDMDPEQGRIINGHTPVKERDGEDPIKANGKMLVIDGGFSKAYQSTTGIAGYTLLYNSFGMQLVAHQEFNSKENVLETGEDELSIRRVVDEELERKLIRDTNKGRELQKEIDMLKELMTYRYMK